CAACGGGATCGAGCCCGAGTAGCAAGCGAATAACAACATTGGCCTGATGATGGGCGGCAATACCGACACGCGGTGCCATCAGACCATGACCGGCATCCACTTCACTGGTGCCGTCGCCGCACAAATACAGTTGACCCATGGCACGTCGGGTGCGAATGGTATTGCCCGGTCCGTAACCGGCCATCCCCGATCCGGCCACCAGCGGGCGGTCCGGATAGGTGCGCAACCATTGCCCGGTGATCATGGCTTTGGTTTCGGCGCAGTCCACCGCTTCAACGAGGATGTCGACCTCGGCGAACAGGTCGGTCAGATTTTGTGTGGTCAGAAAACGGTGCTCGGCAGCAACGGTTATGAACGGATTGATCCGCAATAGATTGTCTTTGAGCGCATCCACTTTGTTCATGCCGATCTGATCGATAAAAAACTGCTGGCGGTTGAGGTTGGACGGTTCCACCACATCGTAATCGGCAATAATCATGTGGCCGATACCGGCACGGGCCAGAGCTGTGGCAATGGCGGAACCAAGGCCGCCGGCACCGGCAATGCCGATGGTTGCCTTTTTTAATGGTTCATGCACTTCGGGGGTATGGCGGGCGACCAGAAACGCTTCCAGCTCGGCTTCGGACGGAACCTCGCCCCGACGAATGAGGATGACGTGATCGAAGGGGTGCAGTGTCCGATCACTCTGGACCGGCAGCCCATTACAGATCAGAACATCCGCATCCGGTTTGACCTGATCGCGCAGGTCGAACAGACTTTGGTCGTCATCTACCTGTATTTTATTTTCATTGAGAACGATAATCATGACACGTTGGCGAGCGGCAGCGCTCCAGGGCCCAAAAAAGAAAAAGGTCGCGAAAGCGACCTTCGACAGGAAAAATCCTGTATCAAGTGCCGCTTCCCTACGCCGGTATAACCCGGATCAGGTTCTAAGGGTCGTCCTGCAACAGGACTCTCAGTAATAAACTCCCCTAGGGCTTTTCACATTTTTTTAAACAAAAAACTAACGTCCGTATACCCTAAAGTCAACTTTTTTATCGGTTTGGCGTTGTTTTTCAGGGTGGCTTTCCACTAGTATGGGCGCAACCCAAATGAGGACGGTTCGCCCACGTGTTTCCCGCGTGTTCGATCGATGAAAAAGTGCATTAAAAAGGAGTGTCGTGATGAGTATTTCCGAGCGTTATCGTGATCTGGTTGATGAGGTTGATGTGATGATCAAGGCCTTTCAGACCGACGAAGCGACCTGTGGGGCGAAACGGGCATTGCAGGTGCTCAATCACGCACACAAAACCCTGGCCGAATTGGCTGAGGATGTTGGTGAAATTCCCCGCATGAAGATTGAGGCGCAACTGAGCCCGGTGCTCCTTGATGCCCATAATCTGCTGGATCGGGGGCGTCTGCTCCTGGAAGAACAACAGCTCACTGCGGCGCATAAGGTCTGGGATATTCAGAAAAAACTCTATCGGTTGCTCAACGATTTATAGGTATAGGCCGATGTCGGTCGTGTTATCGGTGGCGTGAGCTCAGGCGATGTCCGACGCGCTGCACTCGTGCGTTGCCGTCAGGTCCGAGACACAGACCACCTGATCGCGGCCGGCCTCTTTCGCGGCATACAGTGCGGTGTCCGCCAGCCGCAGCAAACCATCTTCGGAATCGACGCCATCGGCAGGACAGGTCGCCACGCCGATGCTGATGCTGATGTCCAGATCGCGAATCTCGCCACTGAAGCGCAGCTCTTTTGCGGCCAGCCGCAGTCGTTCAGCCACTTCGCGGGCACACTCCATATTGGTGTTCGGCAACACCAGAGCAAACTCCTCACCGCCGAATCGGGTCGGGACATCGTAAGGGCGCAGATAGCTGCGCAGCATGCGTGCCAGATTGATGAGAACCGTATCGCCGTTAAGATGGCCGTAACGATCGTTGATGGTTTTGAAATGATCCACATCCACCATAAGCAGCGAAAACGATTCCTCGGTGCGGATTTGACGCTGAAACTCTTTTTTTAATGTGCGCATCAGCACACGGCGATTGTAGAGTTGCGTCAGCGAATCGGTGCTGGATAAGTTGAGTAGTAGACGATTGCTGCGCTTAAGGTTGTCGTGCAGGGTTTTGACTTTCAGCTGTACCTTGATCCGGGCGACCACCTCACCAATATCCATGGGTTGAACAATATAATCACTGGCCCCCTGTTCAAGCAGGTCGATTTTGGTTTTGGTCCGATTATCATCCGCCAGCACGATAAAGGGGATGTCGCACAGTTCCGGGTCCTGCTGTAGATGGCGGAGGAGTTCCAGTCCTGACATCTGATACACTTGCAGCCCGCAGACGACCACGTCGATGGCATCCTTTTCCAGAATCTCCAAGCCCTCGCGGCCACTGTTGGTTTCAAAATAGCGGCTGAACGGTGACGTGTCTCTGAGTGCTTCTATGATTTTCTGGCGCGTGGCTGTTGACAGCGCAACGACCAGGATTCCCGGTCCCATAAGCAATTCCCCAGGGTAATGAAAATAAAATCAGAATAATCAATACTTGTCTTCACAGTGTAACGCAGAATAGAGCAATGTCTTTATTTTCTATCGACAGGATGGCCGTGGGTCTTTATCATTTTTGTCCTGCGACATCAAAATGAACTGCCGTTGTCTGAGTCTTGGTGAGCTTTCGCGAAGAGAAATTTTCGCTTTGGCGATGCCGGTGGTGTACAGGAGGCCGTATAGGAGATAGAATAAATAAAACAGACCACATTGTTTGAGTGTCATGGAGACTGTGCAAAAAAGGAGGATTGCGATGGCGTTGGTAAAAACCTGGTATGACATTGATGCCGCAGCTGAAAAATTCGGTATCAAAGAGGCCACCCTCAAGTTTTGGGCTTCGGAAGGCTTGGTGCGCAGCGAACGGGAAGAGGGCGATATCGTCCGTGTTCATATTGATGATGTCCGGTTGCAGGTTGCGGATATGATCAAGGAAGCCGAATCTAAATCTTAAGTAATTCAGGACGTTGCCATGTCATGTGATGTTGTTGTGATCGGTGGTGGTATTGTTGGTACCGCAACCGCGTTGGCCTTGACTGACCAGGTCAAGGGATGTCGTGTTTTGGTCGTTGAGAAAGAAGCCGCGTTAGCCGCCCATCAGACGGGCAACAACAGCGGTGTCATCCATTCCGGGCTTTATTATCGTCCCGGCTCTCTCAAAGCGAAAAACTGTGTTGAAGGGCGTGATGCGCTCTATGCCTTCTGTGCTGAACATGCGATCCCTCATGAGCAGTGTGGCAAAGTGGTCGTGGCCACCAGTGAAGAAGAACTGCCGGCCTTGGCAGAACTGGAGCGGCGCGGGCGGGCCAACGGGCTCAAGGGGGTGGAACGTCTCGATGCGCAGGGGATTTGTCGCCGGGAACCCCATGTGCAGGGTGTTGCCGGATTATTGGTGCCGGAAACCGGCATTGTTGATTTTGTTAAAGTGGTGGAAGCCTACGCCCGTTTAATCAAGGAACGCGGCGGTGAGATTCGCCTTAACTGTGCGGTCGAGCGGGTGGAACGTCATGAACAGGGCTTTGTTTTGCACACCACCCAGGGGCCCATCGACGCTCCTTTTGTGATCAACTGCGGCGGACTGCATTGTGATCGGGTGGCCTTGATGTGCGGCACCCGGCCGCATATGCGTATTGTCCCGTTTCGCGGTGAATACTACACGCTGGCCGAGCACTGCCGTAGCAAGGTCAAGCACCTGATCTATCCGGTTCCCGATGCAAAATTTCCCTTCCTCGGCGTTCACTACACCCGCATGATGAGCGGTGAGGTTGAAGCCGGTCCCAATGCCGTGCTGGCGTTTAAACGCGAAGGCTACAGCCGGACCAGCTTTTCTTTGCGCGATACTCTGGAAACCCTGACTTATCCCGGTTTCCTGTCTATGGCGTGCCGTTTCTGGCGCGTTGGATTGCATGAATACCATCGCTCGTTTTCCAAACGCAAATTTGTTGCCGATCTGCAGAAACTGATGCCTGATCTGGTTGGCGCGGATATCGTCCGTGGCGGTGCCGGGGTGCGTGCCCAGGCCGTGGCCGAGGACGGTTCTTTGCTCGATGATTTCAAGATTCTCGATGAACCGGGACTGATTCATGTGCTCAATGCCCCATCTCCGGCGGCAACAGCCTCTTTAAGTATCGGCAAGACCATTGCTGAAAAGGCTGCCGTGCATTTTGCCTTGAAATAAGCAGCACGCCTGATGGCTGTTGACGGATCAGGCGTGGCGTTCTGTCGTTTTTCGTTGTCTGTTTATCGTCTTATTTCAGCCGGAGCCTCCCTATGGTTAAGCACCTCTCTCTGACCGATCGAACCGTTTCTGTGTCTCTTCTTATCGGCCTGGGGCAAGGGGCTGCCGGCTGGCTGACCGTGGCGCTGTGGCAAACGGACAATCCGGCAGTTTCCACAACCTGCCTGGCCGTCATGGCCGCTGTTGCGGTGGTCGGCTTGACCCTGCAGTTGACTGCGGGGCGTTGTTTCACCCGTCAGGTGGCCGGGCTGACGCTGCTGTTGGGAACTGCTTTTGCGCTGGTCACGGCATGGGTGACCTGGCAGGGGCTGACACCGTCTCAAGCATATAATGGCGGTGGAGAGGTTCTGGCAACAAGTTGGACGCTGTGTGCCGTTGCGTTGGCGTATGTGCTCATCCCCTTTATCCAGGCGTGGCCAACACGTCGTGAGGGCCGTTTCTACTATCCGGATCTCTACCGACACAGTTGGGATAATTTCTTTATCCTGCTGGTGGGCGGGATGCTGACTCTGGCGTACTGGTTGCTGATCGTGCTGTGGGCGATGTTGTTTGAAATGGTCGGCATCGGTCTTTTTAAAACCGTTTTTTTCAACAGTGTATTTGCCTGGCTCACCCTTGCCGCGGTTTTCTCCCTCGGCATCCATCTGGCGAGAAAGCATCAACAGGTGATTGGCGCGCTGCGTCACATCGCTCTTTCGCTGTGCTTTTTTCTGCTACCGCTCACGGCGTTGATTACCTTGTTTTTTGGTGCGTCTCTGCCTTTTACGGGGTTGCAGCCCATCTGGGATACGGGGTATTCAACGCCGATTCTGCTCTGTCTGATTGGTGCCGATCTACTGTTGATCAACGGCGTTTTTCAGGAAGGATCAACGCAACCTTACCATGGTGTGGTGTGCCGACTGGTGGAAGTCGCCATGGTGCTCTTGCCTGTGTATGCACTGATTGCCGCCTATTCGGTTTATTTGAGGGTTGATCAATATGGCCTGACGCCGAATCGCTTTTTTCTGATTTTTCTGGTGGTGGTCGCGACCTGCTATGCCCTGGTGTATGCCGGGGCGGTTTTCTACCGTCGCTCCGTGTGGATGGGGCTGATTCGCCAGGGGAATCAGGGGGTGGCTCTGCTGATGGCCGTTCTGATGGTCCTGGTGCACAGTCCCGTGCTCAATCCCCTGACCTGGAGTGCCCGCGATCAGGTCAACCGATTGCTGACGCAGAAGATTTCCCTCGAAGAGTTCGATTTTGGCGCGTTGAAATTCCGCTTTGGTCGTGCCGGGCTCCAATCCCTTGAGCAACTCAAACAGCTGCCGTCAGACCATCCTTTGGCGGAGATGCTGCCCCCATGGTTGATGGCCGTTGACGAGGCGTCCAACTATTACCAATGGAAAAATAATCGACAAAGTGACGGGCTTTCCTCTGTTCCCTTGGTGGAATGCATTGCCGGTGATCGCCCGGTGCCGCCGGATTTTGTCCGGATCCTGACGGAACGTCAGTGCCGCAAATCGACCTGCTATGTTCTGCCTGTTGATCTGGATCGGGACGGTCGTGATGAGCTGGTGTTTTTTAATATGGCGGACAAATGGTTGGCGCTGAAGCTTTATGATCGTGACCCGCAAGGGGAATGGCAACAGCGCGGCACGCTCGGCGCGGCTATGACGCAGGAACAGCGCCAGGCACTGGTTGATCGGATCCGGCATGAGCGCCATTCTGCGGTTGATCCCCAGTATCAGTCGCTTCAAATCGGCGATGAAGTGCTGTTATTTGAACCCTGATCTGGTGTTGATGGCCGCCGGTAAGAGGCTCCGGCGGGAAAAAGAGGATCTGCAAAACACAAAGAGGGGCTGCAGAAAAGCAGCCCCTCTTTGTGTTGGCGTTGACTCGTTTTTTAGACGGTGCGGCCGTTGCTTTCCTTCAAACTGCTGTGAATCATGCGCAACAGCCGTTCGGTTGTTTCCCAATCGATACACTTGTCCGTGATCGAGACCCCGTATTTCAACTCCTCACGAGGACCGATGGGCTGGTTCCCCTCTTCAATGTTGCTTTCAATCATCAGGGCACGAATGGTGTCGTTGCCGTTGGCGAGCTGATCGAGGACGCTGAGCACCACCTCTTCCTGGCGGTTGTGATCCTTGCAGGAATTGGCGTGGCTGCAGTCAACCATGATGGCCGTGTTGAGATTCTGCTCGGCGAGTTTTTCCTCGGTAAAGGCGATGGCTTCGGGCTGATAGTTGGGGCCGTTGCTGCCGCCGCGCAGAACAATATGGGCATCTCCATTGCCGCAGGTTTCAACAATGGAAATGCGGCCCTGGCGACTGATGCCGAGAAAACTGTGGCCGTGCTGGGCTGCGCTCATGGCGTCCATGGCAATCTGCAGGTTGCCGTCAGTGCTGTTTTTAAAGCCGACCGGGAACGACAGTCCGCTGGACATTTCTCGATGCGGCTGTGATTCGGTGGTGCGTGCACCGATGGCCCCCCAGCTGATCAGGTCGGCAAAATACTCCGGCGTGATGGTGTCGAGCATTTCGGTGGCAATGGGCAGTTCCAGTTCGGTGATGGCGCAAAACAGTTGTCGGGCAATGCCGAGACCTTTGGAGATCAGGTGGGTCCCATCGAGATCCGGGTCGTTGATCAGACCTTTCCAGCCGACAGTAGTGCGCGGTTTTTCAAAATAGACGCGCATGACAATGAGCAGCTGATCGTCGAGCTCACGGGATAACTTGCTCAGGCGCCGGGCATAATCGAGAGCCGCTTCCGGATCGTGAATAGAGCACGGACCGACCACAATCATCAGCCGTTGGCCGCGATTATGGAGAATATCTTTGACCTCGTTGCGTGCCTTGGTGACGAATACGGCGGATTGTTCGGAAAGCGGGAACACCTGTTTGAGCTCGGCCGGTGCAATAACTTCGGTGATGCCTTTGATATTGAGATTATTTGTACGGTACATGATGGATTGTTCCCCTTGCCGCTTCATGTTAGTTTAGCGAAACATCACATGGCGGCAGTATCGTGACTCGTGTGGTGAATGGTCATGGTGCCCACCCCTCCAGCCGGCACCGGATTCCATACGGATAACGTGTGAAAAACCTCGTCAGAGTACCGTAAATTTTTGGCGAGGTGAACCTTTTTTGCCCGGTTTGCCACCGGAGGTTAAAAAAAGTTTTCAGTGTTCAGTGAGAGTGATTTGTCCGTTCGAAACGATCGATAATAGGACGTTTTTTTGTGAAAGAGAGTGACGATGATTTTGCGTGAATTATTTTTGGCCATTGCCGGTCTGGTTGATCTGGTGTTCAGTATTTATGTTCTGATTCTGGTGGGGCGAGCCCTGATCTCATGGGTGAATCCCGATCCGTATAACCCTATTGTCCGGTTTCTGCACAGCGCCACCGACCCGGTGTTGTACCGTATTCAGCGACTGGTGCCGTTGCAGTTCGGCGGCATTGATTTCAGTCCGCTGGTGTTGCTCCTGGCGTTGTCTTTTGTCCAGCGGATTCTTGTCGTTATATTGCGTTCGATCGCTTATAGCTTCTGATCCATGGCGTGCGATGAACTGAATGCCTGTGTCACGACGCAACAGGGTGGGGTGGTCATCGCCCTGTTCGTTCAGCCGCGGGCGAGTAAAAATAGTCTGTGCGGGTTACAGGGTGATGAGCTGAAAGTGCGTCTGACCTCGCCGCCGGTCGAGGGGGCAGCCAATAAACTGTGCTGTACTTTTTTTGCTAAATTGCTCGGCGTGTCAAAGAGTTCCGTGACCGTGCTGCGTGGTGAGAAGAGCCGCCATAAGCAGGTTGTTGTCGAGGGTGTTTCGCTTGAGACGGTAAAACAGCGCTTGTCTCAAGCCCTTTAATTTATTCGATAGGCGACAGGAGGAGAGAGGTCATGCAACCGTTTGTGTTTCACAATCCGACTGAAATTGTTTTTGGCGTCGGCACCGCCGACAAGGTGGGTAAGTATGCCGCCCGTCACGGTGGCAAAGCATTGCTGGTTTATGGTCGCAACAGTATCAAGACGACCGGACTTTATGCGCGGGTAACGACATCGTTGCAGGCCGCCGGCTTGAGCTGGGTGGACCATGGTGGGGTCAAATCCAATCCGGTGCTCAGTCACGTCCGTGACGGGGTGGCTCTGGCTAAACGGGAGCAGGTGGATGTGATTGTGGCCGTTGGTGGCGGCAGCGTTCTCGATGAGTCAAAGGCCATTGCCGCCGGGGCTCTGAGCGATGGCGATGTCTGGGAGTTTTTTTTACAGGCGAAAGTGGACAAGGCGTTGCCTCTGGTGACGGTGTTGACTCTGGCGGCCACCGGGTCGGAAATGAACTGTGGCGGCGTGGTCACCAATGAGGAAACCGCACAGAAGTTCAATATCAATTCACCCTTGCTGTTTCCGAAGACCTCCATCCTTGATCCGGCTTTGACCTATAGTGTTCCGGCGGATTATACCGCCTATTCGGCCGTTGATGCGATTTCCCATCTCATCGAAGGCTATTTCACCAGTAATGATCAGGCCACACCGTTGCAGGACCGCTTTGTCGAGGGGCTGGTGAACACCATTATGGAGAGCACCGAGCAGATTCTGCATCAGCCGGATCATCCTGATGCTCGGGCGACCATGATGTGGTCGGCGACCTGGGCCTTGAACGGATTGTCCACGGCCGGGATTGGTGTCTACCAGTTTCCCAATCATATGATTGAACATTCCCTGAGTGCGTTGTACGACATCGCCCATGGTGCCGGGCTGTCCATTGTCATCCCCGGTTGGATGGATTACGCCGCAACACAGAATCCGGCCAAGTTTGCTCAGTTTGCCCGACGGGTGTTTGACTGTGATCTGACCGATGATCTGGAGTGCGCCCAATATGGCATCAATGCTCTGAAAAACTGGTTTCGCCGCATCGGCAGTCCGGTGACGCTGGCGCAAGGCGGCATTCCGGAACAAGAGGTTGCTGCGATTGCCGATAATGCCGTGATGCTGGCACAAAAGTGGGGACTCAACGCGTACACCGCTGAGGTGATTGCCGACATCCTCAACCGCTGTCGCGACTGATCAGGAGCGAGTTGTGAAAATTATTTCTTTTAATGTCAATGGCTTGCGTGCTCGCCTGCATCAGGTGAAAGCGGTGATTGATGCCTGTCAGCCCGATATGCTGGCTCTGCAGGAAACCAAGGTGCATGACGATCAGTTTCCGTTGGCCCAGATTGAGGCATTGGGTTACCACGTGCGTTATTACGGTCAAAAGGGCCATTACGGCGTAGCGTTGATGTCGCGACATGAACCTGTGGATGTGCAGTACGGCTTTGCGGATGACGGCGAAGAGGCGCAGCGGCGGTTGATTGTCGGTCGCTATGCGTTTGGTGACCAGATGGTCACGGTGGTCAACGGCTATTTCCCTCAGGGCGAGAATCGCTCTCATGCGGTGAAGTTTCCTGCCAAGGAAAAATTTTACCGCGATATGCGCCAACTGCTGGAAGGTTATGATGCCGACAACGATGCGGTTGTGGTGGTCGGTGATATGAATGTGGCCCCGTTGGCGGAAGATATCGGCATCGGCGCGGACAATGAAAAACGCTGGTTGGCACAGGGGAAAAGTTGTTTTCTGCCGGAGGAGCGCGCCTGGCTGCAGACCCTGACAGACTGGGGGCTGCATGATACTTTTCGTCACTGTTGTCCTGATGTGGCGGATCGGTTCAGCTGGTTTGATTACCGCAGCCGTGGATTTGACCGTGAGCCGAAGCGCGGTCTGCGCATTGATCTGATTCTGGCCAGTCAGGCGCTCATCTCCTGCTGTCGGGCTGCCGGGATTGATTACGATATTCGTGCCATGGAAAAACCTTCCGACCATTGCCCGATCTGGGCTGAGTTTTCACTTTAGCCTTTTCTGTGACCGGGTCGGATCTGATGTGTGCGGCCCGGTTTTTCTCTCCTCGCCTGAGGACACGCCGTTTTTCAGCAGGCTGTTTGTCAACAGCCCGCTGAACAGTGTTTTCATTCTCTGGTTAAAAAGTCGTCGCAGCCGCCGGATCTTTTGCCAACATGATTGATTTTGCGACTTTTCAAAACCGTGCTAAGATCGTAAAATTCTATCATGAAGTGATGGGTCGAAGGGAAATGCTTATGCACAAAATCATGTTCGTTGATGATGAGCCGAATGTTCTGCGCTCCTTGCGGCGGCTTTTTATGGATGAAGGGGACTACGAACTGTTTTTCGCCAACTCAGGGCGTGAGGGTCTTGAGCTGCTGGAAGAAGAGCCGGATGTGTGTGTCGTCGTTTCGGATTATCGTATGCCGGATATGAATGGGGTCGAGTTTTTGAGTCAGGTGCATGCCCGCAAGCCCGACACGATTCGCATTGTCCTCTCCGGTTACGCGGATACCGCCTCAGTGGTTGAAGCGATCAACATCGGGCACATCTATCGCTTTATCCCCAAACCATGGAATGACGACGAACTGCTGGTCAATATCGCCAACGCTGTCGATACCTATGATCTCAGCCGCAACAACAAACAGCTTTCAGCGGCGTTGGAGCAACGCAACGATCAACTCGAACACGTCAATGCCAATCTCGAAGAAACGATTCTTGAACGCACGGAAGCGTTGGAACTGCGCAGCGAGGTGCTGCAGATGGCTCAGGATATTCTCGACAGTATGCCGGTGGCGGTTCTTGGCGTGGATATCGAGGATCAGATCGTTCAGGCCAATGTTGCGGCAACCCGACTGTTGAAGCCTCGCGGCATCCTGCTTGGCGAACAGACTTCAGCGGTTCTCAATGATGGTCTCCTG
This region of uncultured Desulfuromonas sp. genomic DNA includes:
- a CDS encoding response regulator, translating into MHKIMFVDDEPNVLRSLRRLFMDEGDYELFFANSGREGLELLEEEPDVCVVVSDYRMPDMNGVEFLSQVHARKPDTIRIVLSGYADTASVVEAINIGHIYRFIPKPWNDDELLVNIANAVDTYDLSRNNKQLSAALEQRNDQLEHVNANLEETILERTEALELRSEVLQMAQDILDSMPVAVLGVDIEDQIVQANVAATRLLKPRGILLGEQTSAVLNDGLLAFIEQVKLTDVSTDRIAINGTLYRANGQYLNDDRGRGIVITLVPLETE
- a CDS encoding MerR family transcriptional regulator — encoded protein: MALVKTWYDIDAAAEKFGIKEATLKFWASEGLVRSEREEGDIVRVHIDDVRLQVADMIKEAESKS
- a CDS encoding 3-deoxy-7-phosphoheptulonate synthase; this encodes MYRTNNLNIKGITEVIAPAELKQVFPLSEQSAVFVTKARNEVKDILHNRGQRLMIVVGPCSIHDPEAALDYARRLSKLSRELDDQLLIVMRVYFEKPRTTVGWKGLINDPDLDGTHLISKGLGIARQLFCAITELELPIATEMLDTITPEYFADLISWGAIGARTTESQPHREMSSGLSFPVGFKNSTDGNLQIAMDAMSAAQHGHSFLGISRQGRISIVETCGNGDAHIVLRGGSNGPNYQPEAIAFTEEKLAEQNLNTAIMVDCSHANSCKDHNRQEEVVLSVLDQLANGNDTIRALMIESNIEEGNQPIGPREELKYGVSITDKCIDWETTERLLRMIHSSLKESNGRTV
- a CDS encoding iron-containing alcohol dehydrogenase — translated: MQPFVFHNPTEIVFGVGTADKVGKYAARHGGKALLVYGRNSIKTTGLYARVTTSLQAAGLSWVDHGGVKSNPVLSHVRDGVALAKREQVDVIVAVGGGSVLDESKAIAAGALSDGDVWEFFLQAKVDKALPLVTVLTLAATGSEMNCGGVVTNEETAQKFNINSPLLFPKTSILDPALTYSVPADYTAYSAVDAISHLIEGYFTSNDQATPLQDRFVEGLVNTIMESTEQILHQPDHPDARATMMWSATWALNGLSTAGIGVYQFPNHMIEHSLSALYDIAHGAGLSIVIPGWMDYAATQNPAKFAQFARRVFDCDLTDDLECAQYGINALKNWFRRIGSPVTLAQGGIPEQEVAAIADNAVMLAQKWGLNAYTAEVIADILNRCRD
- a CDS encoding DUF167 family protein produces the protein MACDELNACVTTQQGGVVIALFVQPRASKNSLCGLQGDELKVRLTSPPVEGAANKLCCTFFAKLLGVSKSSVTVLRGEKSRHKQVVVEGVSLETVKQRLSQAL
- the xthA gene encoding exodeoxyribonuclease III; translation: MKIISFNVNGLRARLHQVKAVIDACQPDMLALQETKVHDDQFPLAQIEALGYHVRYYGQKGHYGVALMSRHEPVDVQYGFADDGEEAQRRLIVGRYAFGDQMVTVVNGYFPQGENRSHAVKFPAKEKFYRDMRQLLEGYDADNDAVVVVGDMNVAPLAEDIGIGADNEKRWLAQGKSCFLPEERAWLQTLTDWGLHDTFRHCCPDVADRFSWFDYRSRGFDREPKRGLRIDLILASQALISCCRAAGIDYDIRAMEKPSDHCPIWAEFSL
- a CDS encoding diguanylate cyclase, producing MGPGILVVALSTATRQKIIEALRDTSPFSRYFETNSGREGLEILEKDAIDVVVCGLQVYQMSGLELLRHLQQDPELCDIPFIVLADDNRTKTKIDLLEQGASDYIVQPMDIGEVVARIKVQLKVKTLHDNLKRSNRLLLNLSSTDSLTQLYNRRVLMRTLKKEFQRQIRTEESFSLLMVDVDHFKTINDRYGHLNGDTVLINLARMLRSYLRPYDVPTRFGGEEFALVLPNTNMECAREVAERLRLAAKELRFSGEIRDLDISISIGVATCPADGVDSEDGLLRLADTALYAAKEAGRDQVVCVSDLTATHECSASDIA
- the thiF gene encoding sulfur carrier protein ThiS adenylyltransferase ThiF; this encodes MIIVLNENKIQVDDDQSLFDLRDQVKPDADVLICNGLPVQSDRTLHPFDHVILIRRGEVPSEAELEAFLVARHTPEVHEPLKKATIGIAGAGGLGSAIATALARAGIGHMIIADYDVVEPSNLNRQQFFIDQIGMNKVDALKDNLLRINPFITVAAEHRFLTTQNLTDLFAEVDILVEAVDCAETKAMITGQWLRTYPDRPLVAGSGMAGYGPGNTIRTRRAMGQLYLCGDGTSEVDAGHGLMAPRVGIAAHHQANVVIRLLLGLDPVEEDSSHEHHRQ
- a CDS encoding YggT family protein, giving the protein MILRELFLAIAGLVDLVFSIYVLILVGRALISWVNPDPYNPIVRFLHSATDPVLYRIQRLVPLQFGGIDFSPLVLLLALSFVQRILVVILRSIAYSF
- the lhgO gene encoding L-2-hydroxyglutarate oxidase is translated as MSCDVVVIGGGIVGTATALALTDQVKGCRVLVVEKEAALAAHQTGNNSGVIHSGLYYRPGSLKAKNCVEGRDALYAFCAEHAIPHEQCGKVVVATSEEELPALAELERRGRANGLKGVERLDAQGICRREPHVQGVAGLLVPETGIVDFVKVVEAYARLIKERGGEIRLNCAVERVERHEQGFVLHTTQGPIDAPFVINCGGLHCDRVALMCGTRPHMRIVPFRGEYYTLAEHCRSKVKHLIYPVPDAKFPFLGVHYTRMMSGEVEAGPNAVLAFKREGYSRTSFSLRDTLETLTYPGFLSMACRFWRVGLHEYHRSFSKRKFVADLQKLMPDLVGADIVRGGAGVRAQAVAEDGSLLDDFKILDEPGLIHVLNAPSPAATASLSIGKTIAEKAAVHFALK
- a CDS encoding DUF4153 domain-containing protein, encoding MVKHLSLTDRTVSVSLLIGLGQGAAGWLTVALWQTDNPAVSTTCLAVMAAVAVVGLTLQLTAGRCFTRQVAGLTLLLGTAFALVTAWVTWQGLTPSQAYNGGGEVLATSWTLCAVALAYVLIPFIQAWPTRREGRFYYPDLYRHSWDNFFILLVGGMLTLAYWLLIVLWAMLFEMVGIGLFKTVFFNSVFAWLTLAAVFSLGIHLARKHQQVIGALRHIALSLCFFLLPLTALITLFFGASLPFTGLQPIWDTGYSTPILLCLIGADLLLINGVFQEGSTQPYHGVVCRLVEVAMVLLPVYALIAAYSVYLRVDQYGLTPNRFFLIFLVVVATCYALVYAGAVFYRRSVWMGLIRQGNQGVALLMAVLMVLVHSPVLNPLTWSARDQVNRLLTQKISLEEFDFGALKFRFGRAGLQSLEQLKQLPSDHPLAEMLPPWLMAVDEASNYYQWKNNRQSDGLSSVPLVECIAGDRPVPPDFVRILTERQCRKSTCYVLPVDLDRDGRDELVFFNMADKWLALKLYDRDPQGEWQQRGTLGAAMTQEQRQALVDRIRHERHSAVDPQYQSLQIGDEVLLFEP